In Alkalihalobacillus sp. TS-13, the following are encoded in one genomic region:
- a CDS encoding FAD/NAD(P)-binding protein, giving the protein MKEWLIIGGGIHGCTIATFLLKNRNVDVNQLQIIDPSPVPMHRWKQLTSRIGMDYLRSPVVHHVDTHPSSLERYAKRVNFNDAFYGYYQKPNLDLFNHHCHHVFNEVQLRKAWKTAYVNGLEYQNDHWNVHTTDDGSLYSKRVVLAMGVNDQPSYPEWAQELSKRHPEKYSISLTNSCLLWKAKHCQWS; this is encoded by the coding sequence ATACATGGTTGTACGATTGCCACGTTTTTACTGAAAAACAGGAATGTAGACGTTAACCAACTTCAGATCATTGATCCATCGCCAGTCCCGATGCATAGATGGAAACAGCTTACCTCGAGAATCGGTATGGATTACCTTCGATCTCCTGTTGTCCATCATGTCGATACACATCCATCTAGCCTTGAACGATACGCTAAAAGAGTCAACTTTAACGATGCGTTTTATGGTTACTATCAGAAACCCAATCTAGACTTGTTCAACCATCATTGTCATCACGTGTTTAACGAAGTTCAATTGCGTAAGGCCTGGAAGACAGCGTATGTGAATGGATTGGAATATCAGAATGATCATTGGAATGTCCATACTACTGATGATGGATCTCTTTACTCAAAGAGAGTCGTTTTGGCTATGGGTGTCAACGATCAGCCTTCTTATCCAGAATGGGCTCAAGAATTAAGTAAACGTCATCCGGAAAAATATTCCATATCTTTGACAAACAGCTGCCTTCTATGGAAAGCGAAACATTGCCAGTGGTCATAA
- a CDS encoding nuclease-related domain-containing protein, protein MIMKERTEPVKIPKLEAQLRRLPYLHPQYPLIEKELAMCKAGYRGEQALDYYLEYLPEKNYYIFHDLRLFDIHHYFQIDTLIVTPYFMLIVEVKNIAGKLRFDEINQMVRSKDGMEEGLPDPFLQLQWLSRKLAHLLQIHNLPPLPINHIVVISRPSTIIETSEYTPEKLTHSSNLPLRSKHSEKPFQKRCTVKNSSRSYLSYW, encoded by the coding sequence ATGATCATGAAGGAAAGAACAGAACCGGTGAAAATTCCTAAGTTGGAAGCCCAATTAAGACGGCTCCCCTACCTCCATCCACAATACCCACTGATCGAAAAAGAACTGGCCATGTGTAAGGCGGGTTACCGAGGTGAACAAGCACTTGATTACTATTTAGAGTACCTCCCCGAAAAAAACTACTACATTTTCCACGACCTCCGCCTCTTCGACATCCACCACTATTTTCAAATCGATACGTTAATCGTCACCCCTTATTTCATGCTTATTGTCGAAGTGAAAAATATAGCAGGCAAGCTCAGATTCGACGAAATCAACCAGATGGTCCGGTCGAAGGATGGGATGGAAGAAGGTTTGCCAGACCCATTTCTGCAACTGCAATGGCTATCTAGAAAATTGGCCCACTTGCTCCAGATCCACAATCTCCCCCCTCTCCCGATTAATCACATCGTCGTTATCAGCCGCCCATCCACCATCATCGAAACCTCAGAATATACTCCTGAAAAATTGACCCACAGCTCCAACCTCCCTTTGAGATCGAAGCACTCAGAAAAACCTTTCCAGAAGAGGTGTACAGTAAAAAACAGCTCAAGAAGTTATCTAAGCTATTGGTGA
- a CDS encoding flavin reductase family protein, with amino-acid sequence MDTRELRNCFGRFATGVTVVTWAGEDKVKNGITVNSFTSVSLDPPLVLVSIDKKAKACAGLKNQSFVVNILASGQEAIAWQFAGKEQQGLEIEWEETFLGPKIKDTLATIECSPWKEYDGGDHVLYLGKIQDFSYTDGDALVFYQGKFSQTKEIDNYLKK; translated from the coding sequence GTGGATACACGTGAATTACGGAATTGTTTCGGTCGATTTGCCACCGGGGTGACGGTTGTGACGTGGGCGGGGGAAGATAAAGTGAAGAATGGCATAACGGTCAATTCCTTTACGTCTGTTTCTTTGGATCCACCGCTTGTGCTTGTTTCAATCGACAAAAAGGCGAAAGCGTGCGCCGGGTTGAAGAATCAATCTTTTGTCGTGAATATCCTGGCTTCAGGTCAAGAGGCGATCGCATGGCAATTTGCCGGTAAGGAGCAGCAAGGGCTGGAGATTGAATGGGAGGAAACGTTCCTTGGACCGAAAATCAAGGACACGCTTGCCACGATCGAGTGTTCACCATGGAAAGAATATGACGGCGGTGACCATGTTTTATATCTTGGAAAAATACAGGATTTTTCTTACACGGACGGAGATGCACTCGTTTTTTATCAGGGGAAGTTCTCCCAGACGAAAGAAATCGACAACTACTTGAAAAAGTAA
- a CDS encoding DUF2198 family protein: MIEIFGALILPVILIPFLVRVTYNRWVAIGLSIVIMIFIFMDFESYWTVVTGVIGTLIGGYFSFRVGKKVDKKWS, encoded by the coding sequence ATGATTGAAATTTTCGGGGCACTTATTTTGCCTGTTATTCTTATACCATTTCTCGTGCGTGTAACGTATAATCGTTGGGTTGCGATTGGTCTCAGCATCGTCATCATGATCTTCATTTTCATGGATTTCGAATCTTATTGGACCGTCGTAACTGGAGTGATCGGCACATTGATCGGTGGATATTTTTCATTCCGTGTCGGTAAAAAAGTGGATAAAAAGTGGAGCTAG
- a CDS encoding lysine N(6)-hydroxylase/L-ornithine N(5)-oxygenase family protein, with product MPVVIIGGGITAAHLVNKLSGHGNFQVIQVKRHPFRVHEFDSDPGWMGPKNMRKFHKVEDFEERRQIISQARHKGSITQYLFHKQKHLERKGHLKTITGEVRKCSLDEHSRLLLHLENGERLEASRIILATGVEGSLPGKEWLDETIEKHGLKCSNCGFPIVSPELEWGKGLHVAGALGELEIGPVSRNISGARRIAERLAAIH from the coding sequence TTGCCAGTGGTCATAATCGGTGGTGGAATCACTGCTGCTCACCTGGTAAATAAATTATCTGGACATGGCAACTTTCAGGTTATACAGGTTAAACGGCATCCATTTCGCGTTCATGAATTCGATAGCGATCCGGGCTGGATGGGGCCAAAAAACATGCGGAAATTTCATAAAGTAGAAGATTTTGAAGAACGCAGACAGATCATTTCACAGGCAAGGCATAAAGGGTCGATCACACAGTATCTATTTCATAAGCAAAAACATTTAGAACGGAAAGGTCACTTAAAAACAATTACAGGAGAAGTGAGGAAGTGTTCACTAGATGAACATTCCCGTCTCCTTTTACATTTGGAAAATGGTGAACGCCTAGAAGCTTCCCGTATCATTCTTGCAACGGGGGTAGAAGGTTCCCTACCCGGTAAAGAGTGGTTAGATGAAACAATCGAGAAGCATGGTCTCAAATGTTCAAATTGCGGTTTCCCGATTGTCTCTCCAGAACTTGAATGGGGCAAGGGATTACATGTAGCAGGAGCTTTAGGGGAACTTGAAATAGGTCCAGTATCAAGAAACATTTCAGGAGCAAGGAGAATTGCTGAAAGACTAGCAGCCATTCATTGA
- a CDS encoding type B 50S ribosomal protein L31: MKKGIHPEYRRVVFMDTNSGYKFLSGSSMESPDTIEWEDGNTYPLIKVEVSSDTHPFYTGRQKFSDRGGRAERFLKKYNMNTGK, from the coding sequence GTGAAAAAAGGAATACATCCAGAATATCGACGAGTGGTTTTTATGGACACGAACAGCGGTTATAAATTTCTGAGCGGTTCCTCAATGGAATCACCTGATACAATCGAATGGGAGGATGGGAACACCTATCCATTGATCAAGGTGGAAGTCAGCTCAGATACGCATCCTTTTTATACGGGAAGACAGAAGTTCTCTGACCGTGGGGGACGTGCAGAACGTTTCTTAAAAAAATACAATATGAACACAGGCAAATAA